TTTTAGCTTCATGTCATACTTCTTCAGGACTCCAAACGTTTCTTCCAGGTCGGCtatgtggttttctttctttaggATTTTGACGAGCATGTTGTCGATGCAGACCTTCATATTTCAGTCGATCTGATCCTTAAAGAGCTTGTTCACCAATATCTAGTACGTCGTGCCCACATTCTGCAATACGAAAGGCATCACCTCATAGAAGTATTGACCCCTCTTGATGATGAAAGATGTTTTTGGGACATTGAGATCATACATCTTGATCTGGTTGTAGTCTAAATAGGCATCCATAAAGGTTAACATTTCATGCCCCGAAGTAGCATCAATCATAAAGTTGATCTGTGGTAGCGGGTAATTGTCCTTCCGACATGCTTTGTTTAGATTGGCGATGCCTATACAGATCCACTATTTTCTATTGGCTTTAGGGACCATTATAACGTTCGTAATCCACTCCCGATAATAGATGTGTCAGATGAATCCTGATTCCAAAAGCTTGTCGAGCTCCTCATCTATTTTTACCTATCTCTTGGGGCTAAtgtcctcttcttctattgGGCATATTTCTTGGATGGGTCGACGCTCATCTTATGCTTGATGACCTCCTGGGCTGTTCCTCGCATGTCCTGTGTCAACTAGGAGAAGATATCCTTGTTTGCACTTAGGAAATCAATCATCTCATTAAGTTGGGTGCCCTTTTAGAAGGCTTCAATCTAGACTTGTCTACTACTATCCCCTTTGACGATGTAGACTAGGGCAAGTTCTTCTATTGGCTGACCTTGCCTTAGGTTAGAATTGTCCCGAAGATCCTCAATTGAAATTAGAAGAGCCTCTCTGGGATTACTCATTCCCTAGAGGCTAGTGGCATAGCACTTCCTCGCGTCCTTCTGATCTCCTCAGGATCTGTCTATTCCATTCTCTATCGAGAACATCTTCAAGTCAGGTGTTGAGACAATTGCTCCTAGGCTATTTATCTTAACTCAGTTGAAGATTCTACCACTATAAATTCGAGCATAATTCTGGGTGTCTCTAATCTCCACTCTTCGCCTTTAGTGGTAGCTTGACGGACCCTTCAACGTTGACTTGAGAATCCTTGGAGGGGATATTCAACCTTCTTTAAGCAGTCATCTTTGAGATTCATCTTTTTATAGTATTGGAGAAAGAGGATGTCAACTGACCTTCTGTTGTCTACTAGTATCTGATGGACTCGATAATTGCTTATCTGAGCGGTGATGACCAGGACAGTGTCTTGTAGAACATGGACTCTTCCCAAATCTTCATCTGTGAAGTATTTGACTTTTGTCTTgttatcttcttcttgttcaCCCATTCCATTGCGTTGACTTTGTTGGGGGTTGAAGGCTAGCTATCTCCTACTGTCGAATACCCACGGTGGTAGCGACATCCCAGAGAGGCTCCTACTCAGATGGTCTGTTCCCTCATCACCCTCCATCATTTcaacctcttcttttttttttaggatctctttcttcaCGTCATCCCTGGTGTTCGACTCATCGGTCCTTCCGGTTAGCTTGACCCCCTGGTCATTAGTCCTCTTGACATATCATCTGAGGTAACCTCTGTGGGTAAGtctttttatttctcccttAAGATTCTAACAATCATCAATGTCATGGCCATGGTCATTATGAAAATGACAGAATTTTTTGGGTTCCTTCTTTTCGTCGTCAAGTTTCCTTGGCCATTTCACATAATCCTAGATTTGGATCTACATTAGgatcttcattctcttttgagCGAGGGGGGTGTAGATATTATATTTGTTCGGTGGGCTTTTGGGTCATTCATCTCTATTTGAATAATACCTTTTAATTTGAGTCACCTGGATCCTCTTGTTTTCTATTTCAGCCCTCTTCTTGTTGGGATTCCCTTCTTGATCTTCGTCCCGTGACTGTACATTCTCATAAGTGGTAATATATTTATAGCACAGAGCCTTCAAGTCTGTTAGTTTTTTGGGCTCTCCAAAGAGTAGTTGAGCTTCTCGTCCTTGATTCCTCTAGGTAGAGCCGTAAATTTTACATTAGAGTTTAGGTCTCACACTTCCAAGTTTCCCTAATTGAATCTCTTTATGTACACTCGGTGGGTTTCACCTTTACTTGTCAGTCACCAGGTTTACAGAGGTCTTGCTTGTGGAGAAGCCCTTATTAAAAGCCTGATTTAACTCTCAGAAATTGTGAATTGAATTTTGAGGAAGCTGATTGTATCATGTTTGAGCTACCTTCTTAAACGTGAAAGGAATTGCCCGACACATGACGTTTTCGAAAACTTTATGAAACTACATCAGGGTCTTGAATCCTTCCAACTATTTTCAATGGGTCCATGGTGCAGTCATATATGTTGTACTGTGGCATTCTGAATGCGATAGGGAATGGGTTGCCATCACTTCGTCGGCTAAGGCTATGTATTTACAGAAGTTTGGATCTTTAGCTTCAGCTTGGTTTTGTGAGACTTTTTGAACCTCTGCTTGAAGGTTGCAAATCATTTGTCCCAATGCCTCACCATCTTCCCCAGGATGGGTTCTTCTGGTTGATTGTTGCATATAGCAAGTTGTCTACCAGGGGCTAGACGTTCCCTATCTGTTTGGTTTCGAGGGTTACTACTGAAGCCAATTGAACTAAAGATGTTATGGACATCATGGTGGTCATCGGGATGATGGCTTTGGCTTGCTGCCACTTTTTCGTTCGCCTAAGTGATGACCCTAGAGTTCTCTTGAATGACTTTGACTAGTTGGTAGAGGCACTAGTCCAATCTGTCAAACTGGGCACCAGTTACTAGCGCTTTTGGGTCTTGTGCTTGAGGGTCCACTGTTATTTCATACTATTCCCTTGTAGGTCGATCTTGTTGTCGGTTTTGTGATCATCGGGATCCGCGGCTTGGTCTGCCTTGATCTTGTTTGATTGTGAGATCGGCATCGACTGGAGGAGGTGGTGGACTATATAGTTTTCTTTTTGTGGTAAGTCCTCACCATGGCAACTAATTGTTCTCATCGTTTTCCACGGACGATGCCAATCTAATGCCGTAGATTTTATCCTTTGAATATGTAGAGAAAGGATCATGTAAGAGAGACCCAGAGCAGACTCTGGGACGACTTCTCTGACGTGCAAGTTAGAATGGATCTACTGATAAATGTAAATGAGAACAATAGTCACATATGAGTGAATTAACGAATAAATTACTTgacttcttctttccctttttatagCCAAGGTGAAATTGAGTTTTTGTTAGAGACAGTTTCCTCTCGGAGGTGAACTGCTGGATCGTGTCCCAAACACTTCCTCTTCAGCTAAGTGGTTTTCTCTCTTTAGCATGGAGAGTCCATCCTTTTGTGGAGACCTCCTTTAATTCGTGTTGAAGGGGTGTAAATGTGATCCTAAATCATCCAGAGCGGTGGGCCAAATCTTAAGgtggtttccagggtttttacCCCATTTAGGATTCTTAGCTCTTTTGTGAGATAGGTCTTATGGAGAAGATGAACAGTGGAGAGGCCTAAAAGACACTTTTTACCCCCAAATGTAGCATTTAATGCTAGACCGATTGAAACGTCGTCACTCATGAGAAAGGTCAAGAATCTAACCGGTTTAGCCCTTAGTGCCAAGTTGGTAGCAGGAATGGAGACATGGTATCTCCTTATTTATTAGCTCATCGAAATTTCGTCATTTCAATCATGAAAAGATACCGCCACTTGAGCATGCATCCCAGGAATCTTGTGGCGCATTAATTGCTAAGGAAGATGGTGAttcaaaaaccaaaatccaatcTCTTGTGGCGGTTGTCCTTCCCGTAGGAAACACCATTGGGCCACAACAGAAAGGAGCAAGGACCCTGCTCGACAAAAAAACACATCATTCAGCCAACCTAAAGGATGGGTTGGACGGATTAGAACGACAACGACTAAGCATGGTCCAAATTCTCCAACTGACCACAAGTAGCTTGGTAGGAGTGGGGGGCATGTTGTCATGGTAAAATACGTTATCACTAGGGGCATACCACCTAGACCGACGAGGCAACATGAGCAGTCACAGATGACCTTGGTACAATCCCAAACAAACAGTCCAATCTCAGTTGAACTATATTCTCGGATGGCTGATGCTATCTAGGTTGTGTAGGGCTCGGTCAATCAACATTAGTAAAGTGGATCAATTACCGAGCGCTTCATTGGCACCAGCATAAGGAAAGTGACGAGCGTTGAGCCACGCGATAACTGAACAACTAGTAATTCGAGACAACACAAATATGATTATGCAGCAGAGCTAAGGCTGCATCAACCTAGCAGCAAGTAATACTCACCGTTGGGTGCTCGGGACAAGTATGTCGGCAATCGAACCACCCGATCTAAGTCGCTCGGCACATAATGATTCATCTCGGAATACATCCCTTAAAGGACATTCCTAATCCAGTATTTGACTTCCATGCAAGGAGCAAACTTGTCATAATCAGGAAAGGACTCTCAAGAGGATATAAGATCCTCCCTAAAAGGAAGGATATAAGATCCTCCTCGCAGCATCTCCCGAGATATTTGGGATATGTAAAGCTCCCATAGTTGGGGACGTCCTCCCGATTCACTCTCCTAATATAATTCTTGCCATATACGGACTCCTACTAGTGCTAGGAAACTTGTCAGATTGGGACTCTCTTCGTTACCGCCATTCCACCGATATAAATACCTAGTTAGGCCATTCTTTTAGGGGATCGAAacttttttccattcttattgGAATTTTTGTTTGGAgagagatctaacttaggcatcgaagagtcccTCGCTGGAGCAACCTGATGCTTACTCTGTTGTGTTTTCTTCTCTGTGCAGGTCCCACAGATTGCCTAGGACGATTTCTTGCCGCAacagtatgatagtatgatatcaCTGCGGTAATTTATTACCAACGTAGATTATTGATATATAATAACGGGTAATATACCACCGTTGCGTGATATGATGTGCTTCGTCGACATAGCAGCGGTAATGTACTATCGTTGCGGAAAATTTTATATAAcaatgaataaaagaaaaaaaaaaaaaattatcgcTGCTATATCCTCCGCCCATCTATCGCTGAAGCATCATTTTCTTGTCGTGTTACAAAAATTGTTTCATCGTCTTCCCAGTTTGTCAATGTTTAATACAAAGCCTCTCCCCCACTCTTCCTTTCAATTACTACGTACCAATCTTGGATTCTTCTTCGTGGCCAAAGTTTGAGGTGAGCAATAGAGTTGATGCTTTATCTATGGGTGATATCGATTCTCAGGTCGATAATCATAAAATGCAAATCAATGGTGGTGATGCACTAACAACATAAAACGATGAAATTAAGGCAAGCAAGTGTTCTCTATGAAAGGAGAAGCTACAAAAGATCTCAGTTTCTATACTGATTCAATATATCCAATTTGTACCTATCTAGAACGTCTAGTGAAATGCTTAAAAgagcgagcgagagagatgaaGGCAATTGCTCCTGAAGAATGAGCTATCACACCAATTTTAGCATGCCTTGGAGAGTAGCTCAGATCTCAGTTTGTACAGAAATGAAGAGGGAAGGTTCATCAACTGCATGGATTTACATAGGTAGCTTATTAGCATTATTGAGTTTccacataaataaataaataaacaaaagactACATTTGCATTCATTGTTCTATCCTTTTCATCTCTAAAAATATTAACTAGAGTCTCTGAATTTTTCTTCGATGTCCAAACTCAGGATGAGACGAAATGACCACCCACCCCGATGGAAGGCACAAAtccttcccttgttgatgcttccacatGCACTTCCATTGGCCCCTTGCCAGGCTCCTAAACAGAAAACTCTCCCCTTCATATATTTTGCCTTATAAAGTGAGACGGTTTCAGTATGAGTATCTGATTGAACCTCTAGTGCGACCTGCAACTTTGTGACGGCCATCTTTGTACGCCATAGATACTGGGACCAAGGATCACGTATTTCATCAAGGTTCAAGTAGCTAAAACACATGCACCCTAAACCCCTTCCCTAAAGACTTAACTAACCGTCCCAGGGGCTTCGAAGCCTGGGCAGCTTCTTTGTGAGACCCAATTATTATGACCATATTCTTGGATCTGAACTTAAGAAAAATCTCATTTACTCACTCTTTTACTTTCCAGtgaaagtaaagacaaagaTAACAGATGGAACATGAGGTTGTCATCACCAAATAACTAAAATCTTCAATTCTTCATCATGGTATAGGATGATGAATATGTTGGTGGTTCCTTGCCAGGGTTTAGAGAGAAAAAGCACAGTAAAAACCAACTAGAAGGCAGGCAATAAATGAGTAAAGATATTGGTAGCACTATCACAGATTCACAGTGACGATCAAAGATGCAGTTGTCCTTTTCCAGGTTCCAAAAACAATAGATATGCACACCCAACAGTAACTATATACAAAATATGCATAAATGATTCATCAAATTCGGTCTACAATATCCAGTGATTGATCATGTCAATtcattttgattattaatctagatACAGATGGTTATTTTGCAGATTCAAAGCTGGAAgtataaacaagaaaaaaaggcaTCGAACTTTACATGAACTATTCACATAGTGCCTATGCTGTCAATCGTAACCATCAACAGTAAGCCAGTCATTCGACTCCTCACCCTCTGAATCTTTCTCCCGAGAAATTGGTTGGACTACCTTTTTCTCCCGAGAATTGGAATTTTCACTCAGTTGAAACCACTCATTGGAGACATTTGGTGAGGAAACTCCTACATCCTTTTCTGTATTCAAGGCCCATTGTCTACTAGAtgtatcatcatcatcctccagATCGCTGAAGGAAACATCCTCATCATATCCAAGTTTGTTCTGCGGTGCAATAGAAGTGTCCgtctcatcttcttcctcaagcCATTGTTCAGAGATTTCCTGTTCACCAGTTTCTATGAGATGTGCATTCAGAGTCTCTGCCAAAACCTCCTTTTCCTGAATTGCGTTGCTCTCTTCTTTAATTTTAGTATCCTTATCACTCACTTCTATTGATGAATCATCATTGTTAGAGCCTCCCCCCACTTGTTCATTCACTCTCTCATGCACTTTCTGAAGCAAAAAGTCTCTTGCTTCAATAACCTGCAGAGAAGTTTAACTATGTTAATATCAAGGAAAAAGTTATTCGCAATAAATTGGATAAATGAACCTGGGCTGCAACAAGTTCCAAAGAAGTTTCTTCAGAACCCAAATTAATACTTGTTATTGTACATCACAATCTGTTCTGAATATTAGCTTCCATTTCGAAGTCCGTTAATTATTGCACAAATCTGATGAGTGTTACAAAATTACAAAGTCTTCGAAAATCATTCTAATTTAGGGGAGTATTGTATGTCACTAAGATATGGAAATGATATATGGCAAATAATCCAATCCACTCAATAGCACTGAGTTCAGGTGGATGAAACAACAATTCCAGGTTTGTCTTCTAATCAGAGTTTTTGGTTACAAAAATGGAAGGTCAAAATTTGGGGAAGTACAAGTGGTAAATTTAAGGACATAAAAGCATATAAATGAAGAACAATTTAAGTCTAGAATTTGGAGGGTATCAATATCATATATATCCATAGAGGGAAGAGGTTGATTACCTACCTTTTCCTAGCCTTCTGACATCATGAAATAAATCTGCTCCTATAAAgcaaaggaaacaaaaattCTCAACTGTCATATTAAAGTTTGAGAAAGTGAATTAGGTCTGCAGCAAGCTAATCACTGGAACCTCAATATCTATCAAATTCAACGAAGGCATTGTTTCTTCAGTGCCTAAGGGGACGATCAAGAACAAATGGTATATAAAAAACAGGCCTATTAAGTGCCTAAGGCATTGTTTCTTCAGTGCCTAAGGGGATCAGcctgttttaattaaaaaaaaaaaacaaaaaacaaaaacaaaaacaaaaacagaaacaaaaacaaaaacaaaaaaacaaaaaaaaaaacattgagattaagaataaaagaaacaaaaaaacttcCTCTCTCCTTCAGGAGTCGTTTCCCTCCCCTCTCGCCACTCATCTCTCCACCCACCGCAACTCCTAGCCCCAGCACCCCTCATCCCTGCAACTCCCCTCCCGCTGGCCCCTTTCCCttttcctcccccaccccccaaccccTAACCCCTAACCCCTCTCCTTTTCCATGAATGATCAAATGGCCATAGTGTACAGCGTAGGCATCAATCACTCATGAGTCACATCAGCGCTGGTCCAGGGAAAGCACTCTCAGCAAGGAAATTTCAGAGAGCAACCACAACCACCGTAATCGACACGAGCCACAGCAAGGGGAACAGGCTTTTTCTTCCGGCCATTTTAGGATTCATGTCATCACCCGTCAGTCTTCTATCCCCTGATATCCCTCCTCACACTCCCACTGCAACCCCCTCCCCCCTGCTTTCACTGCCCTACATGTCTAGCTTGTAATCAATATCCTCTCCTCTCAACTTTAAACTCTCTCTCTAGTCGACAGCGATAAATAAAATGCTCAatacccactctttcctttTCAGAGTGCCAGGTTAGAGTCCCCTCCCCTGCATACCTAATGATTAGGCTCCTCCTCCTCTgcatcccttcttcttctcctcgtCCTGCTCCGTTTCCTTCCCTCCAGTTACAGGttacagtatttttttttttttttttttttttggggagggggggtggtTGCTTCACAAGATGGTAATTCATGTCCATCATGCTGCTGCATGTTGGCCAAGTGTCCATCTTGGTTGCTGTATTTTTATCGACCGGATTGGATTGCTTCACCATTGCCCAATCTGGAAGACTGAAACAGAAGGAATAGGGATTGGATTCGTTGTGGTTGATTTCAAATCGAGTCACCCGATTCGACCGAACCAATTCCAACTGTAAGGCTAATTGAATCTTTGACCAAATGATTTTCAGCTCAACCTCAGACAACTGACATCAGTGAAATTGTGAAAATATACACTACTGATTTGATTTTAGCAAGGTACGATGACTCGTAAAAGTGGAAAGACAACCAGATGGTTCAAACGCATGCAAGTTGTGTTGGAGTGGTGAGAAGGCAAATAACTGGTTATGACTTTTTTTTCTAACAGCTACTTTGGCTCTAAATATAGTGGAATTCCAAGCAGGATTTGTGTGGCAGACCCTAGTTAGATCAGCTAGGGCTTAGTTGACTGAGTGAACGAGTATATAATGTAGACTAAGATaagggtctaaccaagtctcaaactgcaggaacttttaatctaAAAACAACCATAAACCAACCAATACAGAACTAacaaaatcagaccaacagaGAATATAGTAATCAGCAGCTATCGATCTCAATATCCAATAAGACTTGGAACAGATCAGTAGTGATCAAGTAAGAATGATTCAGCAGTAGTATTAGGATGCTAACAGACCCAAATCAATATCAGGCACCACAGAAAGCAGAATGGGACTGTCCAAACACTTGAACCAGATTCTGTCCTGGTAAagtcactacaggacaaaaaaaaaagagatttctaATACTTGATAACCACAGCCCAGATGGGGACCAAAACTGGATCGAGTTCCTCTTTTAATGAGGGGAGCCTCTGGTCCAAATATCAGCCAAAGGTGACTGTCATTTGGGCCTGGACAGAGATCGAAATCCCTTCACAAGGAAGCCTATCGCCTGGGCAGAGTTGATAAAAGAATAGAATAAATATCTGTAGCAGAAGACCTTGAGATTAAGGATAGAAAATACTTGGAGATCAATAAGAAGAATCCACTCGGGCTTCCCACCGCAAAGTGTCGACCGCATCAAACACCAGCCCCTTGTTCTGTGATCAGA
This genomic stretch from Macadamia integrifolia cultivar HAES 741 chromosome 2, SCU_Mint_v3, whole genome shotgun sequence harbors:
- the LOC122067278 gene encoding uncharacterized protein LOC122067278; amino-acid sequence: MSEAQLEHVSTVEDLAPSLVALRVSLCPSHMNEGQFWLIYFILLYPRLNEHDSKLLSTSQVIEARDFLLQKVHERVNEQVGGGSNNDDSSIEVSDKDTKIKEESNAIQEKEVLAETLNAHLIETGEQEISEQWLEEEDETDTSIAPQNKLGYDEDVSFSDLEDDDDTSSRQWALNTEKDVGVSSPNVSNEWFQLSENSNSREKKVVQPISREKDSEGEESNDWLTVDGYD